In Mastomys coucha isolate ucsf_1 unplaced genomic scaffold, UCSF_Mcou_1 pScaffold20, whole genome shotgun sequence, one DNA window encodes the following:
- the LOC116099158 gene encoding homeobox protein EMX1: MCQAWCTPRTAAAPGHRAFPRAPLPHSASAAATMFQPAAKRGFTIESLVAKDGGTGGSPGSGGAGSHPLAVAASEEPLRPTALNYPHPSAAETAFVSGFPAAAAAGAGRSLYGGPELVFPEAMNHPALTVHPAHQLGSSSLQPPHSFFSAQHRDPLHFYPWVLRNRFFGHRFQASDVPQDGLLLHGPFARKPKRIRTAFSPSQLLRLERAFEKNHYVVGAERKQLAGSLSLSETQVKVWFQNRRTKYKRQKLEEEGPESEQKKKGSHHINRWRIATKQANGEDIDVTSND, encoded by the exons ATGTGCCAGGCTTGGTGCACACCCCGCACGGCGGCAGCGCCGGGGCACCGAGCGTTCCCCAGAGCCCCGCTACCTCACTCCGCTTCCGCGGCCGCGACGATGTTCCAGCCCGCGGCTAAGCGGGGTTTCACCATAGAGTCCTTGGTGGCCAAGGATGGTGGCACCGGCGGGAGTCCTGGCAGCGGGGGCGCGGGCTCCCATCCGCTGGCTGTGGCCGCCTCCGAGGAACCTCTCAGGCCCACGGCGCTCAACTACCCTCACCCCAGTGCGGCCGAGACGGCCTTCGTGAGTGGCTTCCCTGCCGCGGCAGCTGCGGGCGCCGGCCGCTCGCTCTATGGAGGGCCGGAGCTGGTGTTCCCAGAGGCCATGAACCACCCGGCTCTGACGGTGCACCCGGCACACCAGCTGGGCTCCTCCTCGCTGCAACCCCCTCACTCTTTCTTCAGCGCCCAGCATCGGGACCCTCTCCACTTCTACCCCTGGGTGCTTCGGAATCGTTTCTTTGGCCACCGCTTCCAGG CAAGCGACGTTCCCCAGGACGGGCTGCTTTTGCACGGGCCCTTCGCGCGCAAGCCCAAGCGGATTCGCACGGCCTTCTCGCCCTCGCAGCTGCTACGGCTGGAGCGAGCCTTTGAGAAGAATCACTACGTGGTGGGCGCCGAGCGGAAGCAGCTGGCAGGCAGCCTCAGCCTCTCTGAGACACAG GTGAAGGTGTGGTTCCAGAATCGGAGGACAAAATACAAACggcagaagctggaggaggaaGGGCCGGAGTCTGAGCAGAAGAAGAAGGGTTCCCACCATATCAACCGGTGGCGTATCGCCACGAAGCAGGCCAACGGGGAGGACATTGATGTCACCTCCAATGACTAG